Proteins encoded within one genomic window of Sphingosinicella ginsenosidimutans:
- the paaE gene encoding 1,2-phenylacetyl-CoA epoxidase subunit PaaE: MSAGFHTLTIAEVIDETAEARSIRFAVPDDLRETFKFKPGQHLTLKAEIENEDVRRNYSLCVAPQDGMLTVTVKRIAGGLFSNWANDRLKPGDAIEVMPPHGSFTRDFDAAAANHYVAFAGGSGITPVMSLLKSAMLDEPKSRFTLFYGNRDSSSIIFLDALAQLKNRFMDRLEVHHFLAEEAEDIALFNGMLDRAKCDEILEMLVDPAEAAAFFICGPGPMMDAAEEALLARGVDRDRIHIERFTAGRTSAMAQAQMQALSREASGAAMTVTLDGRTRRVAFDAAAGNILDSARAAGLPAPFACKAGVCATCRAKVVSGEVEMAARYGLTDEEVAAGYVLTCQSVPKSGDVVIDYDA; this comes from the coding sequence ATGAGCGCCGGTTTCCACACCCTCACCATCGCCGAAGTGATCGACGAGACCGCCGAGGCCCGCTCGATCCGCTTCGCCGTGCCGGATGATCTGCGGGAGACCTTCAAATTCAAGCCAGGCCAGCATTTGACGCTCAAGGCTGAGATCGAAAATGAAGATGTCCGCCGCAATTATTCGCTCTGCGTCGCGCCGCAGGACGGGATGCTCACCGTCACCGTCAAAAGGATTGCCGGCGGGCTCTTCTCCAATTGGGCGAACGACAGGCTGAAGCCCGGCGACGCGATCGAGGTGATGCCGCCGCACGGCAGCTTCACGCGCGATTTCGACGCGGCCGCCGCCAATCATTATGTCGCCTTTGCCGGCGGCTCGGGCATCACGCCGGTCATGTCGCTGCTAAAATCGGCCATGCTCGACGAGCCGAAGAGCCGGTTCACGCTCTTCTACGGCAATCGCGACAGCAGCTCGATCATCTTCCTCGACGCGCTCGCGCAGCTCAAGAATCGTTTCATGGATCGGCTGGAAGTCCATCATTTCCTTGCGGAAGAGGCCGAGGATATCGCCTTGTTCAACGGGATGCTCGATCGCGCGAAGTGCGACGAGATCCTGGAAATGCTGGTCGACCCCGCCGAGGCCGCGGCCTTCTTCATCTGCGGGCCAGGGCCGATGATGGACGCGGCGGAGGAAGCGCTGCTCGCGCGCGGCGTCGATCGCGACCGCATCCATATCGAGCGGTTCACCGCCGGCCGCACCTCGGCGATGGCCCAGGCGCAGATGCAGGCGCTGAGCCGCGAGGCATCCGGGGCCGCGATGACGGTGACCCTCGACGGACGCACGCGTCGCGTCGCCTTCGATGCCGCGGCGGGGAACATCCTCGATTCCGCGCGCGCCGCCGGCCTGCCCGCGCCCTTCGCCTGCAAGGCGGGCGTCTGCGCGACCTGCCGGGCGAAGGTCGTCTCGGGCGAGGTCGAAATGGCGGCGCGCTATGGGCTGACGGACGAAGAGGTGGCGGCAGGCTATGTGCTGACCTGCCAGTCGGTGCCCAAAAGCGGGGACGTCGTCATCGATTACGACGCCTGA